The Staphylococcus saprophyticus subsp. saprophyticus ATCC 15305 = NCTC 7292 genome contains the following window.
TTCTTTAAAAAGTGTTCTCTTTCTCACACGTTCACTTTCTGGGTCTGGCTGAGGTACAGCCGACAGTAGTGATTGCGTATAAGGGTGCATAGGATGATTATAAATTTCATCCGCACTACCAATTTCGACAATTTTACCAAAGTGCATCACTGCAATTCTGTCCGAAATGTATTTAACCATGGAAAGGTCATGAGCGATGAATAAAAACGTAATGCCTCGTTCTTTTTGCAATTTAAGTAATAAATTTACAACTTGTGCTTGTATTGAAACGTCTAATGCTGAAATAGGTTCATCCGCAATAATAAACTCAGGTTCAACGGCAAGTGCACGTGCAATTCCAATACGTTGTCTTTGTCCTCCAGAGAACTCATGTGGATAACGATTGGCGTGTTCTTTACTTAGTCCCACAGTTTCTAATAAATCGTAGACACGTCTTTTACGATCTTTGACACCTGTAGAAAGTTTATGAATATCAATCCCCTCTGCCACAATATCCATTACTTTAAGTCTTGGATTGAGCGATGCGTATGGATCTTGAAAAATCATTTGTATCTTTTTATTAAATTTCAATGAATCTTTACGATTTTTAATTTTTTGAATATCTATACCTTCATATAAAATTTCACCATCAGTAATATCATTTAGTTTAATAATCGCTTTACCTGTCGTTGATTTACCACAACCAGATTCTCCAACTAGGCCGAAAGTTTCACCTTTATAAACGTCAAATGAAATATTTTCAATTGCTCTTACTTCATTGCGTTTACCTTCGTTAAAATACTGTTTTAAATTTTTCACTTGTAATAACAGTTCATTTTTATTTTCCATCTAACGACACCCTTTCTACCTGTTGTGGCTTATCGAAATTATTTGGCATGTTACGCAAACGTTTTTTCACCATTTCCGGTGGTTCCACATGTGGTGCGCGTTCATCTAATAACCAAGATTTTGCAAAATGTGTTGGTGACACTTGGTACCATGGCGGTGGCGTTTTAAAATCAATATCTAAAGCAAATTGACTTCTTTCTGCAAACGAATCACCTTTAGGTGGATGTAACAAGTCGGGTGGTGTACCTGGAATAGCTAATAATTCAGTCTCTGTACCAGTTGTCAAATCTGGCATAGATGATAATAATCCCCATGTATATGGATGTTTAGGATCATAAAATATTTCATCCACATCCCCTGTTTCTACCATTTGTCCTCCATACATGACCGCTACTCGGTCAGCAATATTCGCAACGACCCCTAAGTCATGCGTGATAAATATAATGGAGGTACTAATCTTATCTTGTAGTTCTTTCATTAATTCCAATATTTGAGCTTGCATTGTTACATCAAGCGCTGTTGTTGGTTCATCTGCAATAAGCACTTTAGGTTCACAAGCAAGCGCGGTTGCGATAACAATTCTTTGACGTTGTCCGCCTGAAAATTGATGAGGATATGCATTAAATCTTTTATCTGCATTTGGTAACCCAACTAAATTCAATATGTCTAACGCTCTTTTTTTAGCTTCTGTTTTACTGTAATTCTTATGTTTCATAAGTGGTTCCATGACTTGTTTCCCAATTTTCATTGTTGGATTTAATGATGTCATTGGATCTTGGAAAATCATTGAAATGTCTTTTCCACGTAATTTGATTAATTCTTGCTCTGATTTTTTAGCTAAGTCTTCCCCTAAAAAATTAATTTCACCTTTTTTAATACGTCCAGCGTCTCCTTGGAATAACTTAGTGATCGCTTTGGTTGTAACTGACTTCCCAGAACCAGATTCACCAACAATTGCAAGGGTTTCTCCTTTATTGATAAAGAAGTCCACGCCTCTTACCGCTTGCACTTCCCCTGCATCGATATCAAAGGAAACATGCAAATTACTAACTTCCAATACTCTTTCTGACATATATGTTGCCCCCTTTTGTTATCTACGCATTTTAGGATCAAATGCATCACGTAATCCATCACTAAATAGATAGAAGAATAAGATTAATAAACTTAATACAAGTGCTGGAATAAATAATTCATGCGGATGAATTAATAACATGGCTCTACCTTCATTCACTAAAGAACCTAATGATGTTCTAGGTGCTGGTACCCCAATACCAATGAAACTTAAGAAAGCCTCGAAGAATATTGCATTAGGTACTGTAAACATAGATGTAACTACGATAACACCTAATGTATTAGGTAAAATATGTTTGAATATTAATTTTATTTTAGATGCTCCCAAAGTTTTAGATGCTAATACAAATTCTTGGTTTTTTAACTTTAGGAATTCACCACGAACCACACGACTCATGCCAATCCATCCTGTAATTGCCATGGCTAATATAATTGTCCAAATAGACGGTTCAAATATTAGTACGAATAAAATAACAACAATTAGTGTAGGTATAGACGCAACTACTTCAATAATACGTTGCATGACATTATCTATCCGTCCCCCAAAGAAACCGGATATTGCCCCATATACAACGCCTATGAATATATCTAGTAACGCTGCTACAACACCAATGAATAAGGATACTTGTGCACCTTGCCAAGTTCTAGACCATAAATCTCTTCCAAGTTGGTCTGTACCAAACCAGAAGTTTTCTTTCACACCTGCTTCTTTATATGCATCTACGCCCTGTGCTCCTTCACCATCAAAAGGTAAAAATGGAATTTGATCCAATACAGGAATTTTTGCAGGTAAGTTACGTCTCTCTACATCTTGCTCTGCATAATCATGAGAACTTAATAAAGGTCCAATCAATGCTAGTAAGATAATGATGATTAAACCTATCATCCCTACGACGGCAAGCTTGTTTCTTTTAAGCTGTGCCCAAGCGTCTTGCCAAAAGTTTTTACTTTCTCTTTGCATTTCTGGTTCTTTTTCTAAATCGTTTTTACTTCTAATAAAATCCGAAGCTGGTATCGCTTCTGAGGTATGTGTCATAACTGCATTTGAATGGTCATCATTGTATTTTTCATCTCTTTTATCAGCCATTATTTTTTACCTCCTTGTACACGAATACGTGGATCAATCACACCATATAAAATATCTACAAGGAAAATAGAAACAATAAATAGTGTACTGAATAAAATCGTTGTCGCCATAATTACTGGGAAATCATTTGTCGTAATTGAACGTACAAATTGATCCCCTAAACCAGGCACACCGAATATATTTTCAATTGTCAATGTACCCGTTAATATACTTGCTAACATCGGTACAATAATTGTGATGACTGGGATTAATGCATTTCTTAATGCATGACCAAACAACACTCTCATCGTTGAATTCCCTTTTGCACGTGCTAACAAGATATAATCTGAACTTAAAACTTCTATCATTTCCGCTCTTATGTATCTTGCAACTGTTGCTAATACTGCTGCTGACAATGCCAGTGAAGGTAGTACAGCTGTCGATATACCTTCCCAACCTGCGACTGGAAACCACTGTAATCTAACTGAAAATACGTATTGTAACAATACCGCTAACACGAACGATGGTACTGAAACTGCAATAACTGAGATGACCGTTGCTGTATAATCAACCCAAGTATTTTGCCGTACTGCTGCAATAACGCCTAGTATCAAACCTATAATTACACCTATCACCATTGCCGTTAACCCCATCTCAAGCGACGGAACTAACCTCGGTTTAATTAACTCCCATACAGGTTGGTTATCATATTGGAATGAGTTACCAAAGTCCCCCGTAACGACATTCTTCAAATAACTAACATACTGCACTGGTACTGGATCATTGAGACCATATTTTTCATTTAAAATCTGCTTTTGCTCTTCATTTAATTTTTCATCATTAAATGGTGAACCGGGCATCAGCTTCATTAAGAAAAATGTTATCGAAATGATAATGAACAGTGATAAAATCATGTAGCCTAAACGCTTCAAAACATACTTAAGCATTTTTTATCCCCCTTTGATTTCAGAATAAACATTCCCTTCGAAATATTCAGAAATATTTAATAACAGTATACTTATAGTTCATATTTTAATCAATATTGTTTTGCTTTACTTTATTAAAGTAAATGAATTTTATTTAATTTTCTTTCTCTTTAAAAGTGTTGATATAAAAGAATTTATAAGGCAAATTATTCATTTTTTAGTTATTTTAAGTTACAATAAATTTATTAAATAAAGGAGACAATAAATATGAGGAAATTTACCACTTATCTATTTTGGCTATTATTTACACCATTGATTTCATTCTTATGTTGGCTCTTTGCCTCACATCAATTAACTCAGTATTTAAATATCATATTCTATGTATCTTTTATATTTGTGATTATCCTATTTAGTTTAATCATTGTTCAAGAAGGTATATTAGATCCTACGAGTTACGGTTTTAGAAGACTAAAGTATCAGCTAACGAATAAAAAACACAAAGATACGCTAGAAAATGATGATTTTTTTAAACCTACACAAGCCAAAAAATCATCCTACTTTGTAAATCCATGGATTAAAGTGGGCTTTGTTTTTAATTTGCTATATTTACTTATTTCGATTGCCATTTCATTTATTATATAAAAAAGACTGTATCAGCTATTGTGATGATTCACAATAAACGAATACAGTCTTTTCATTATTTTGTTTCAATATTAGGGTTATGAAATAATGCGTAATACAAGAGGATAAATCCTAAAAGTACTATAACAGCTACATATACTGACATCATCCAAGGCAGAATAAACGCACCAATTATTAATCCTAAACGTGCCAATATATTCCCTCCATAGAATGAAATCATCCCAAATGTATTATAAGTACTTCGTTTATCTTCAGGAATCATCAAGAAACGTTGCGCATTTTGAATTGGGGAATAAATCAATTCACCTAATGTAGCTATAATAGAAAATAAGCATAATATCCAAAATTCAGAAGCTGACATCAAAACACTATAACCAACGGTATATAAAACAATACCTATCATAAATACAATTTTCTTTGAGGTGTTATCTACAATTCTATTAACCGTAAAAGTTAATGTCGCCACTACAAGTGTATTGATGATCATAATTACTGTAAACATTCGGACACCATCAATATAAAAGCCTAAAAAATGTAAAGGTTCAAACGCTTCTTTTAGTCTTACAACTACATAAGAATTCAAACTGAGTTCAGCCATGATGACCATCATAAACCCAATATTAAGCAACATATAGTATTTATCCTTAATGACAACATGATAACTATCTACGAAATGTTTAAATTTAGAGGTTAGATCTTCTTTTTTAGTAATAACTTGCTCCACGTCATAATATTTTTCAAATAAATACCAACTTATCAGCATAGCAATGAAAAATAATACAAATAATAAATGCTTATGTCCTAAATATAACAACGCGCCTAATGCCATGCCAATCGCCGTACCAATATTAAACATCCAATAATTTAATTGATAAACGTACTCGCGAACTTCTTCATAAATGGCATCCATAATTGCTGCTTCAAAAATAGGTTCACTCGCAGCAAACAATAATTCAAAGATAAATACCGTTATACAAAATATGATTAAACCTAAACCATCCATAGTCACCGTAATACTTAAAATAATCAGACACACAGCGTAGATAAAATGTATTAAATTGACTACTTTCTTCCTATTATAATTGTCTCCTAAATATCCACCTACGAAGGACACTACAAAACTTACAATGATATTGGCAATTAAAAATGTACCAGCAAATACAGCATTTACTTTACTCGTTAAATATAATGCCATAAAGGGTAAAATCGCTTGGCTCGCTATAATTAAGATGAAATCTGCTATCATTCTTGTTTTCAACGTTGTAGATAATGTTAGAAATTGCTTCATCTTAATTACACCCCACTTTATAATCTAATAATTTACATTATACACTAAATGTATGTCTTGAATAGACATTTTATAAATATAAAATTATCTTCACTTTATATTTTAACTTTTTCTAAACATTTCACAATATAAATTTTATGTTTTACAAGAATTTTAAATATTCAACCGTTAAAAAGTTATTATAATAAACTATAAGCCTCTCTATTATTGTTATCATTTCTCTAACTTTCTTAAGTTCGATATTTACAAAAAAAGCAAGATCATCCGATTGAGATGATCTTGCTTTTCAAAATATAACTTATCTACATTAATCAGTAAATTTTTTCAATACAAGTACAGCATTGTGTCCACCAAAACCTAAACTATTACTCATTGCATAGGTAATATCTAAATCTTCTGCTTTGTTTGGAACGATATCTAAATCGCATTCAGGATCTGGTGAATCAGCATGAATCGTTGGTGCAATACGACTATCTCTAATTGAAAGTGCAGAGAAAATAGCTTCTAATCCACCTGTAGCCCCTAGTAAATGACCTGTCATTGATTTAGTTGAACTTACTTTCAATGATTTCGCCGCTTCACCGAAAGTATTCTTAATAGCTTGAATTTCAGTTAAGTCACCTACTGGAGTGCTTGTTCCATGTGCATTTAAATATTGAATGTCTTTCGCTTCAATACCAGCATCATCTATTGCCGCTTGCATAGCACGTGAACCGCCTTCACCTTCTGGAGCTGGGGCTGTTATATGATATGCGTCACCAGTTGATCCATAACCTACGACTTCAGCGTAAATTTGCGCACCACGAGCTTTCGCTGATTCAAGTGATTCTAAAACGACAATACCTGCACCTTCACCCATGATAAATCCATCACGACCTTCTTGGAAAGGACGACATGCAGTTTCTTTATCATCATTTGTAGATAATGCACGACTCGCACTAAAGCCAGCTAATGCCATATGTGTAATCGGTGCTTCTGTACCACCAGTAATCATTGCATCTGCATCGCCACGTTGAATAATCTTGAATGCTTCACCTATTGAGTTCGTACCAGTTGCACAAGCAGTAACCGTCGAACCATTCGGCCCTTTAGCACCTAAATCTATTGATACTTGACCTGTCGCCATATCTGGGATCAGCATAGGTACGAAGAACGGACTCACACGTCTTGGTCCACGATTTAATAATTGGCTATGTGAAATTTCAAATGTTTCCATACCACCAATACCTGAACCAATCCATACGCCAATTTTATCCGCAGTACTATCATTAATTTCAAGTTTAGCATCATTAACGGCTTCTCTTGCAGCTACAACTGCATATTGTGTAAAGCGATCCATGCGTCTCGCTTCTTTTTTAGGAATATGCTCTTCAATATCAAAGTCTTTTAACTCTCCAGCTAAATGGACATTGTAATCCGTTGTATCTATGCGTGTAATCGAATCTATACCACTTACACCTTTTAATGCATTGTCCCAAGTAGACTTAGCATCATTTCCTATAGGTGATAATGCGCCAATTCCTGTAATAACAACACGTTGTTCTTTGCTCATAATTTATCCTCCTATTTTCCCCATCTTAGTGTCACAGCGCCCCATGTTAAGCCGCCACCAAAACCTACTAACACTAAGACATCATCATCTTTAATCCTACCATTTTCTAACTCTTGTCCTATACTTAATGGGATTGACGCTGCTGAAGTATTACCAAAGCGATCAACAGATACACTCATTTTTTCTTTTGGTATACCTAAACGTTCTCTCGCTGACTCCATAATTCTTATATTTGCTTGATGAGGTACAAACATATCTACATCATCTGCAGTTAAATTAGCTTTTGCTACTGCGTTGTTAGATGCTTCACCCATAATTCTTACAGCAAATTTAAAAACTTCACGGCCATTCATAAATATTTTTCCGTTTTCTGGATTTAAATATAAATGCTTAGCACCTGAGCCGTCTGAACCTAATTCATAACTTAAGATACCTCGACCTTCAGATACTTCACCGATTACTACAGCTCCAGCTCCATCACCAAATAAAATGGCTGTTGAACGGTCTGTAAAATCTGTGATTTTAGATAATTTGTCCACTCCAACTACTAAAATATTTTTATAATCACCAGATTGAACAAATTGTTTAGCATTTATCATTGA
Protein-coding sequences here:
- the fabF gene encoding beta-ketoacyl-ACP synthase II, with the protein product MSKEQRVVITGIGALSPIGNDAKSTWDNALKGVSGIDSITRIDTTDYNVHLAGELKDFDIEEHIPKKEARRMDRFTQYAVVAAREAVNDAKLEINDSTADKIGVWIGSGIGGMETFEISHSQLLNRGPRRVSPFFVPMLIPDMATGQVSIDLGAKGPNGSTVTACATGTNSIGEAFKIIQRGDADAMITGGTEAPITHMALAGFSASRALSTNDDKETACRPFQEGRDGFIMGEGAGIVVLESLESAKARGAQIYAEVVGYGSTGDAYHITAPAPEGEGGSRAMQAAIDDAGIEAKDIQYLNAHGTSTPVGDLTEIQAIKNTFGEAAKSLKVSSTKSMTGHLLGATGGLEAIFSALSIRDSRIAPTIHADSPDPECDLDIVPNKAEDLDITYAMSNSLGFGGHNAVLVLKKFTD
- the opp3b gene encoding oligopeptide ABC transporter permease, whose product is MLKYVLKRLGYMILSLFIIISITFFLMKLMPGSPFNDEKLNEEQKQILNEKYGLNDPVPVQYVSYLKNVVTGDFGNSFQYDNQPVWELIKPRLVPSLEMGLTAMVIGVIIGLILGVIAAVRQNTWVDYTATVISVIAVSVPSFVLAVLLQYVFSVRLQWFPVAGWEGISTAVLPSLALSAAVLATVARYIRAEMIEVLSSDYILLARAKGNSTMRVLFGHALRNALIPVITIIVPMLASILTGTLTIENIFGVPGLGDQFVRSITTNDFPVIMATTILFSTLFIVSIFLVDILYGVIDPRIRVQGGKK
- the opp3C gene encoding oligopeptide ABC transporter permease: MADKRDEKYNDDHSNAVMTHTSEAIPASDFIRSKNDLEKEPEMQRESKNFWQDAWAQLKRNKLAVVGMIGLIIIILLALIGPLLSSHDYAEQDVERRNLPAKIPVLDQIPFLPFDGEGAQGVDAYKEAGVKENFWFGTDQLGRDLWSRTWQGAQVSLFIGVVAALLDIFIGVVYGAISGFFGGRIDNVMQRIIEVVASIPTLIVVILFVLIFEPSIWTIILAMAITGWIGMSRVVRGEFLKLKNQEFVLASKTLGASKIKLIFKHILPNTLGVIVVTSMFTVPNAIFFEAFLSFIGIGVPAPRTSLGSLVNEGRAMLLIHPHELFIPALVLSLLILFFYLFSDGLRDAFDPKMRR
- a CDS encoding MFS transporter, with amino-acid sequence MKQFLTLSTTLKTRMIADFILIIASQAILPFMALYLTSKVNAVFAGTFLIANIIVSFVVSFVGGYLGDNYNRKKVVNLIHFIYAVCLIILSITVTMDGLGLIIFCITVFIFELLFAASEPIFEAAIMDAIYEEVREYVYQLNYWMFNIGTAIGMALGALLYLGHKHLLFVLFFIAMLISWYLFEKYYDVEQVITKKEDLTSKFKHFVDSYHVVIKDKYYMLLNIGFMMVIMAELSLNSYVVVRLKEAFEPLHFLGFYIDGVRMFTVIMIINTLVVATLTFTVNRIVDNTSKKIVFMIGIVLYTVGYSVLMSASEFWILCLFSIIATLGELIYSPIQNAQRFLMIPEDKRSTYNTFGMISFYGGNILARLGLIIGAFILPWMMSVYVAVIVLLGFILLYYALFHNPNIETK
- a CDS encoding beta-ketoacyl-ACP synthase III, with amino-acid sequence MDVGIKGFGAYAPEKVVENTYFESFLETSDEWISQMTGIKERRWAGEDEETSDMAYQASLKAIEDAGIEASEIDMIIVATSTGDFPFPTVANILQERLGIGKVASMDQLAACSGFMYSMINAKQFVQSGDYKNILVVGVDKLSKITDFTDRSTAILFGDGAGAVVIGEVSEGRGILSYELGSDGSGAKHLYLNPENGKIFMNGREVFKFAVRIMGEASNNAVAKANLTADDVDMFVPHQANIRIMESARERLGIPKEKMSVSVDRFGNTSAASIPLSIGQELENGRIKDDDVLVLVGFGGGLTWGAVTLRWGK
- a CDS encoding DUF3899 domain-containing protein; protein product: MRKFTTYLFWLLFTPLISFLCWLFASHQLTQYLNIIFYVSFIFVIILFSLIIVQEGILDPTSYGFRRLKYQLTNKKHKDTLENDDFFKPTQAKKSSYFVNPWIKVGFVFNLLYLLISIAISFII
- a CDS encoding ABC transporter ATP-binding protein, encoding MSERVLEVSNLHVSFDIDAGEVQAVRGVDFFINKGETLAIVGESGSGKSVTTKAITKLFQGDAGRIKKGEINFLGEDLAKKSEQELIKLRGKDISMIFQDPMTSLNPTMKIGKQVMEPLMKHKNYSKTEAKKRALDILNLVGLPNADKRFNAYPHQFSGGQRQRIVIATALACEPKVLIADEPTTALDVTMQAQILELMKELQDKISTSIIFITHDLGVVANIADRVAVMYGGQMVETGDVDEIFYDPKHPYTWGLLSSMPDLTTGTETELLAIPGTPPDLLHPPKGDSFAERSQFALDIDFKTPPPWYQVSPTHFAKSWLLDERAPHVEPPEMVKKRLRNMPNNFDKPQQVERVSLDGK
- a CDS encoding ABC transporter ATP-binding protein, producing the protein MENKNELLLQVKNLKQYFNEGKRNEVRAIENISFDVYKGETFGLVGESGCGKSTTGKAIIKLNDITDGEILYEGIDIQKIKNRKDSLKFNKKIQMIFQDPYASLNPRLKVMDIVAEGIDIHKLSTGVKDRKRRVYDLLETVGLSKEHANRYPHEFSGGQRQRIGIARALAVEPEFIIADEPISALDVSIQAQVVNLLLKLQKERGITFLFIAHDLSMVKYISDRIAVMHFGKIVEIGSADEIYNHPMHPYTQSLLSAVPQPDPESERVRKRTLFKEDETKNDQRTLHEIRPNHFVFTTDDEAEDLKSHTQEASV